A window from Pseudomonas kribbensis encodes these proteins:
- a CDS encoding PLP-dependent aminotransferase family protein, whose amino-acid sequence MTNLLLYQRIAQQLAEDIRRGVYQPGERVPSVRKMSSQLNVSHATVLQAYANLEDQGLIRARPQSGYYVHQTPALTAPTPDIARVERPGLVTRASIIQQVLVESRREGVFPLGAAVPSVDYLPVRALHQQLAKVTRFHSPRAFSYMFSPGFEPLRRQVAIRMRDAGVVVDPSEVVITHGCVDALQMSLRVLTRPGDLIAAESPTYYGLLQLADLLGLKVIEIPSDPATGMSLEALQLAANQWSIKALVLTTRLSNPLGGTMPEERQKQLLRLASDFDIQIVEDDIYGELMFEQGRTKALKAYDRLDRVIYCSSFSKTLSPGVRVGWMIAGKYQQEIQRLQTFTTHSACSVTQMAIAAYLENGGYDRHLRYIRQEYRKNLSAFQLAVQQYFPEGTQMTRPTGGFILWVSLPGRVNTQELHVRALQQGISIAPGLIFSNTEQFNHCIRLNCGTPWNREAERALMTLGLLATQLCQETAGGF is encoded by the coding sequence ATGACCAATCTCTTGCTCTACCAACGTATTGCTCAACAGCTGGCCGAAGACATCCGCCGTGGCGTCTATCAACCGGGCGAGCGCGTGCCTTCGGTGCGCAAGATGAGTTCGCAGCTTAATGTCAGCCATGCCACGGTGTTGCAGGCTTACGCCAATCTCGAGGATCAGGGGCTGATCCGTGCACGGCCGCAATCCGGTTACTACGTGCACCAGACACCGGCGCTGACGGCACCGACCCCGGACATTGCCCGGGTCGAACGACCTGGCCTGGTCACCCGCGCCAGCATCATTCAGCAAGTATTGGTCGAGTCGCGCCGCGAAGGCGTGTTCCCGCTGGGCGCGGCGGTGCCGAGCGTCGATTACTTGCCGGTGCGCGCGCTGCATCAGCAATTGGCCAAGGTCACCCGATTCCATAGTCCGCGAGCTTTCAGCTACATGTTCAGTCCGGGCTTCGAGCCATTGCGCCGACAAGTGGCGATCCGCATGCGCGACGCCGGTGTGGTGGTCGATCCTTCGGAAGTGGTTATCACCCATGGTTGTGTCGATGCCTTGCAGATGTCGCTGCGCGTGCTGACCCGTCCGGGCGATCTGATCGCCGCCGAATCACCGACCTATTACGGACTGCTGCAACTGGCCGACCTGCTCGGCCTGAAAGTCATTGAAATCCCCAGCGACCCGGCCACCGGTATGAGCCTCGAAGCCCTGCAACTGGCGGCCAACCAGTGGTCGATCAAAGCCCTGGTGCTGACGACCCGGCTGAGCAATCCGCTGGGCGGCACCATGCCCGAAGAGCGGCAAAAACAATTGCTGCGTCTGGCCTCGGACTTCGATATCCAGATCGTCGAAGACGACATCTATGGCGAACTGATGTTCGAGCAAGGTCGCACCAAGGCCCTCAAGGCCTACGACCGGCTGGATCGGGTGATTTACTGTTCGAGTTTCTCCAAGACCCTGTCGCCGGGCGTGCGTGTGGGCTGGATGATTGCCGGCAAGTATCAGCAGGAAATCCAGCGTCTGCAGACCTTCACCACGCATTCGGCTTGCAGCGTCACGCAAATGGCGATTGCCGCTTATCTGGAAAATGGCGGTTATGACCGGCATTTACGGTACATCCGCCAGGAATACCGAAAAAACCTCAGCGCGTTCCAGCTGGCGGTGCAGCAGTACTTCCCTGAAGGCACGCAGATGACCCGGCCTACGGGCGGTTTCATCCTGTGGGTGAGCCTGCCGGGGCGGGTCAACACCCAGGAATTGCATGTCCGCGCGTTACAGCAGGGCATCAGCATCGCGCCCGGGTTGATCTT